The following proteins come from a genomic window of Nodosilinea sp. FACHB-141:
- a CDS encoding chemotaxis protein CheB: MNASPSSVLSSAARFDIVAIAASAGGIKALAQLLPQLPADFAAAIVLVIHLDPNMASLLPQVLKPMTALPVKDAKTGELLQAGTIYTAPPDHHLLIGAGRTLRLTHTAKVNYSRPAADCTLVSVAERFGERAIAVVLTGYGRDGAAGIKAIKQHGGRVIVQDPATANVASMPQMAIDTGQVDWVLPLETIPQTLINLVQQARI; this comes from the coding sequence ATGAACGCTTCGCCGTCCTCAGTGCTATCTTCAGCGGCGCGGTTTGACATCGTGGCGATCGCGGCCTCCGCTGGGGGCATCAAAGCGTTGGCGCAACTGCTGCCCCAGCTGCCCGCCGATTTTGCCGCCGCCATTGTCCTGGTGATTCACCTTGACCCCAACATGGCTAGCCTGCTGCCCCAAGTCTTAAAGCCTATGACGGCGCTGCCCGTCAAAGACGCCAAAACCGGAGAGTTGTTGCAGGCTGGGACGATTTATACAGCCCCCCCAGACCACCACCTGCTGATTGGGGCCGGTCGCACCCTGCGCCTGACCCACACCGCCAAAGTAAACTACTCTCGGCCCGCCGCCGACTGTACCCTAGTATCGGTGGCAGAGCGCTTTGGGGAGCGGGCGATCGCCGTCGTTCTAACCGGCTATGGTCGGGATGGCGCTGCCGGCATCAAGGCCATCAAGCAGCACGGCGGTCGGGTGATTGTCCAAGATCCGGCCACCGCCAATGTGGCCAGCATGCCCCAGATGGCCATTGATACCGGCCAGGTAGACTGGGTTTTGCCCCTAGAGACAATTCCCCAAACCCTGATCAACCTGGTGCAGCAAGCAAGGATATAG
- a CDS encoding chemotaxis protein CheB, with amino-acid sequence MTNCRVVVIGASAGGVEALTQLVEQLPPQLNAAVFVAVHFPAGSVSFLPDILSRARTLPAAHPYSGETIQPGRIYVAPPDYHLLVHRGTIELSRGPRENGHRPAIDVLFRSAAQAHGPYAVGVVLTGMLDDGTNGLQVIKAEGGVALVQDPNEAMFRSMPENAIAHVAVDQVLPITALASHIVDLVADATQESPITQESPITQESPITQESPITQESPITQESPITQESPITQESPITQESPITQESPITQESPMTSNPLVPEEKIVAEEKAAAEEGQRPNAASPFTCPDCGGVLWEVRDAYNLLRFRCHIGHAYSLDSLMSLHGENLERALWTAVRAIEERAALSRRLMAYAYQQNRTQSAEQFSKRAREAEENARLVRQLILNQKEIHLQGDTVPERL; translated from the coding sequence ATGACCAATTGTCGTGTCGTTGTCATTGGTGCTTCAGCCGGTGGAGTTGAAGCGTTGACTCAGCTCGTTGAACAACTACCCCCTCAGCTCAACGCCGCGGTTTTTGTGGCAGTCCATTTCCCAGCCGGTAGCGTCAGCTTTTTGCCCGATATTCTCAGCCGTGCCAGAACCCTGCCCGCCGCCCACCCCTACAGTGGCGAAACCATTCAGCCAGGGCGCATCTATGTGGCCCCGCCCGACTATCACCTGCTGGTTCATCGCGGCACCATAGAGCTGAGCCGAGGCCCCAGAGAAAACGGCCATCGCCCCGCCATCGACGTGCTGTTTCGTTCGGCGGCCCAGGCCCACGGTCCCTACGCTGTGGGGGTGGTGCTCACGGGCATGTTAGACGACGGCACCAATGGTCTACAGGTGATTAAGGCCGAGGGCGGAGTCGCCCTGGTGCAAGACCCTAATGAGGCCATGTTTAGAAGCATGCCTGAAAATGCGATCGCCCATGTCGCCGTCGATCAAGTGCTGCCAATTACCGCTCTAGCTAGTCACATTGTGGATTTAGTGGCAGACGCCACGCAGGAATCTCCTATTACTCAGGAATCTCCTATTACTCAGGAATCTCCTATTACTCAGGAATCTCCTATTACTCAGGAATCTCCTATTACTCAGGAATCTCCTATTACTCAGGAATCTCCTATTACTCAGGAATCTCCTATTACTCAGGAATCTCCTATTACTCAGGAATCTCCTATTACTCAGGAATCTCCTATGACCAGTAATCCACTCGTACCCGAAGAGAAAATTGTTGCCGAAGAGAAAGCCGCCGCTGAAGAAGGCCAGCGACCCAACGCCGCCTCCCCATTCACCTGCCCCGACTGTGGTGGCGTGCTGTGGGAAGTGCGAGACGCCTACAATCTGCTGCGATTTCGCTGCCATATCGGCCACGCCTACTCCCTCGACAGTTTGATGTCGCTCCACGGTGAAAACCTAGAGCGCGCCCTGTGGACGGCGGTGCGGGCGATCGAAGAGCGAGCCGCCCTGTCTCGCCGACTGATGGCCTACGCCTATCAGCAAAATCGAACCCAATCAGCCGAACAGTTTTCGAAGCGGGCTCGGGAGGCCGAAGAAAACGCTCGCCTCGTCAGGCAGCTAATTCTCAATCAGAAAGAAATTCATCTTCAAGGAGACACCGTTCCTGAGCGTCTGTAG
- a CDS encoding CheR family methyltransferase, with the protein MASNLESSDDAAFRTLLDYVRSNRGFDFTGYKQPSLMRRVTRRMQTVGVTSFSEYIDYLEVHPDEFQQLFNTLLINVTAFFRDSTSWDALRTDVLPTIFRSKASTEPIRIWSAGCASGEETYSIAMLLAELLGLEQFQARVKIYATDLDEDALATARQAIYSSHKIDGLSETQLSTFFDHKDEIYTFSKELRRSVIFGRHDLVQDAPISKIDLLLCRNTLMYFNAETQSRILTRFHFALNDNGYLFLGKAEMLLTHSKLFSPVQLKGRIFTKVPQLSGRDRLLIMAQTGHEATADDLTDQLRLLETAFDVSPVARIVLKHNGVLVLANQRVKVLFGLSQQDIGRPLQDLELSYRPVELRSCLEEIYERRRTINLPDVAWQNPRGDSVFFEVQITPLFGSDSAILGASISFVDITQFKRLQAELEHANQELEMAYEELQSTNEELETTNEELQSTNEELETTNEELQSTNEELETMNEELQSANEELQTLNEELQRSSGDLNQSNTFLECVFASLKGGVAVVNRDLQVQIWNNKAEDLWGLRPEEVVGQYFLNLDMGLPVEQLRQPIRDCLASAGVGSVELTIEAVNRKGRSLSCHITCTPLVNAKKQVQGVILIME; encoded by the coding sequence GTGGCCTCAAATCTAGAAAGTTCTGACGATGCTGCCTTTAGAACTCTATTAGACTACGTTCGCAGCAACCGGGGGTTTGACTTTACCGGCTACAAACAGCCCAGCCTCATGCGGCGGGTCACCCGCCGCATGCAGACGGTCGGTGTCACCAGTTTTAGCGAATACATCGACTATTTAGAGGTGCATCCCGATGAATTTCAGCAGTTGTTCAACACACTGCTGATCAACGTCACCGCATTTTTTCGCGATTCCACCAGCTGGGATGCCCTGCGCACCGACGTCTTACCGACAATTTTTCGCTCCAAAGCAAGCACCGAACCCATCCGAATTTGGAGCGCTGGCTGCGCCTCCGGCGAAGAAACCTACTCCATTGCCATGCTGCTGGCAGAGCTGCTGGGCCTTGAGCAGTTTCAGGCCAGAGTCAAAATCTATGCCACCGATCTCGACGAAGACGCTCTGGCAACGGCGCGCCAGGCCATCTACTCTAGCCACAAAATAGACGGTCTATCAGAAACCCAGCTCAGCACATTTTTTGACCACAAAGACGAAATTTACACCTTTAGCAAAGAGCTGCGGCGATCGGTCATTTTTGGTCGCCACGACCTGGTTCAAGATGCCCCGATCTCCAAGATTGACCTGCTGCTGTGCCGCAACACGTTGATGTATTTCAACGCTGAAACCCAGAGCCGAATCTTGACCCGGTTTCACTTTGCCCTCAATGACAACGGCTATCTGTTCTTGGGCAAAGCCGAAATGCTGCTCACCCACAGCAAACTCTTTAGCCCGGTGCAGCTAAAGGGGCGCATCTTTACCAAGGTGCCTCAGTTGAGCGGGCGCGATCGCCTGCTGATTATGGCTCAAACCGGTCACGAAGCCACTGCCGATGACCTGACCGACCAGCTCCGCCTGCTAGAGACTGCCTTTGATGTCAGCCCGGTGGCCCGCATTGTGCTCAAGCACAACGGCGTGTTGGTTTTGGCCAACCAGCGCGTCAAGGTGCTCTTTGGTCTCTCCCAGCAGGATATCGGTCGCCCCCTGCAAGATTTAGAACTTTCCTACCGCCCCGTAGAGCTGCGCTCTTGCCTGGAAGAAATCTACGAACGCCGCCGCACCATCAACCTGCCCGATGTCGCCTGGCAAAATCCTCGGGGTGATTCCGTTTTCTTCGAGGTGCAGATCACCCCGCTGTTTGGCAGCGACAGCGCCATTCTCGGAGCCAGCATTAGCTTTGTCGATATCACCCAGTTCAAACGGTTGCAGGCCGAGCTAGAGCACGCCAACCAAGAGCTAGAGATGGCCTACGAAGAATTGCAATCCACCAACGAAGAACTAGAAACCACCAACGAAGAATTGCAGTCCACCAATGAAGAACTAGAAACCACCAACGAAGAATTGCAGTCCACCAACGAAGAGTTGGAAACCATGAACGAAGAACTGCAATCGGCCAACGAAGAACTCCAAACCCTCAACGAAGAACTCCAGCGCAGCAGCGGCGACCTCAATCAAAGCAACACGTTTCTAGAATGCGTGTTCGCCAGTCTCAAAGGCGGCGTGGCAGTAGTCAACCGCGACCTGCAAGTGCAAATTTGGAACAACAAAGCCGAAGACCTCTGGGGCCTGCGCCCCGAAGAAGTTGTCGGCCAATATTTCCTCAACCTAGATATGGGTCTGCCGGTAGAGCAGCTGCGCCAGCCCATTCGCGACTGCCTAGCCTCAGCCGGCGTCGGCTCCGTCGAGCTGACCATCGAGGCCGTCAACCGCAAGGGCCGCAGCCTGAGCTGCCACATCACCTGCACCCCCTTGGTAAACGCCAAAAAGCAGGTGCAGGGCGTAATCCTGATTATGGAATAG